The genomic interval tcccggcacaatAAGGGATTGACTAAAAcggcaaatttatcacaattctgttttttctgactcaggaatgattcttctggttcgtttgcacttatttattactaattgtgggtatccattgcttcttaAGATCCTCGATTTCAACTTTTCTTTAATTCCTCTTTTAATACATCTTTATCTGaggcacaagctctttgctctatcaaatacaacgagtaggctactccttctttgacagattttttgatggttggattgataatttaaatattttccttgtgtagtgttttctttcgaaaaaacagttgtcttaaggacatccctatctcttaattcACACACACATCCAAAAGGGAAGCTTATtctggacttccacttccattgtgaggcggatggaaggagaaatactattaatgtgaatcaaaaacttatttaattcaatgtcttcatgagaatacaaaattacaaaggtatcatccacgtacctccaccaaatcttcggtttgaactgagctgaagccaaagcttttcgctcaaattcctccataaagatattggcgaaaataagAGACAGTGgagagaacccattgccatcccctcatcttgacggttaaattttaccctctaactcaaaataattgcattgaggtgcatagttctaacagttccatcaTTACTgacacgggaagtttagttctatcctttaatgtttggttttctttgagacgtgatttaataattccgagagtttctggaactggtaaattttgtaaatagactttcaacgtcaaaacttaccagtttgtcagtttcagtcaacttcagggattttattgaaaaaaatccctagaattttttaataaaagaagtcagtttttcctaccaatggcgttaagatctccaagaggactttagacaatacCCTGCAAGGTgaaatcacgagaactaatgatgggccagagagggatggtaggtttgtggattttgggaaggttTTGgaatggtgaggagttaatttagatctaaatttatctgaaaataattctttatgttttgttaaggtgtttgctactttgcgttcaaatgaatcagtcgtgtctttatttaaaaactgtatatttgcaagtatttaaagtttccgcaatcttttctttatacgctaattagtcaagtacaacagtagcgttaCCTTTATCGACTGGTAAGATTTTGACATTGTCGTCTTTCCAAAGGATTGACGGATTTAGGATAAAGGATTATCAACAATAATATCAGTTGTCTTCACTATGAGGGTTTTCCAATCAACTAGTAAATCTGTATAAACCTGCAGTACAGCATTATGCTATAGCTATTCTACTAGAAATTGTTTACATCTCAGAACCAACCATTGTAATTATCAGACAACTAAAAAACagctatgtagaattaggttaaaaattatataacctactgccatataatgtaaaaagtttaaacctagttagttttaagaattatatgaaaaacttTCTAGTCAATCTAGCTGTATACAGTGTTGATGATTTTGtagaatgtattaaaaacaataatgaagGCTGTGTTATGAAATAAGTATTCATGCTGTGAACAAATTTGACTATGCCATGCTGTATATTGTAGTAACGGCAATAAAGCTTTGATTCTTGAGTCTATGCTCTGGGAGAGGTGTAGCAGTGTGTATGAGTCCTAACAAAGAAAAACTGCAGGAACAATGTCTGGCCTGGGAACAACATGTCACAAGTTCTGTCAACAATAATATCAGTTGTCTTCACTATGAGGGTTTTCCAATCAACTAGTAAAACCGTATGGACCTCCAGTACAGCATTATGCTCTGGAGAGGTGTAACAGTGTGTATGGATCCTACCAAAGAAAATCTGTGAGGAACAATTTCTAGCTTGGGAGGTGTGCGACACGTAGCTGTATACAACCTTTAAATACTTAATAGTCCTTACGAGCACATCCTAGAAACTGTACTATCCAGGGATTACACACTTATCAAACCTAAAATGTCACAAATTATGCACTAATTCTACACAGGACAGCACTTTTTGAATCCAAAGCCAATATTCGGTAGAGTAAAATGTCTCAAAAATCCGCAAAGTTCCCTGAAGAAAACTGCTCACGAGAATACTGGCGGCTCAGTGGCTGGAACCATTGTTCTACAGGTACAGGAGTTACAATGAACATTGACTACATCTTTATTAAGTCCTGAACaagtcatttataatattttatttattgttactgttatttgtaataacaattcAGATTTTggccattttgttttattttccctCTTAAcacgtgtaaaatattgtaatactgcAATTAATACAACTTAGAAAGTTAAACCCACAAAACTATTTCCACCTCAGCTATGAGATGGAGCCACCACGAACACATCATATACTGACAGGGGGGGGTGAATGAATGGAAACCAGGTCTTCTTATCATGAGTATTTTTACTTCGGAAAATTAATCAATCagcttattaatatatttttgcctAAAACCACAAAACACTGCATATATTAAATCTCAATCTGACGTTCAAAAACGCTAAATATTTCACCGTCACGCCGATCATactacgaaagtgaggttaggtctTTGACTATTTCTTGTAGGCTTCTCCCTGATACCCGGTGACTTTCAAGTAACCGAAGTGTAACTGTACTCGTAATCTGATTACAGGGTACTCCTAAAATTGTTCCAGTTTACTGGTTACTAGCCTAAACGACGAGTCCGACATACTTATGTACCAGGAACGGTGTTAAAcatgtaaaagtaattttttattttataaagtataaccTATTACCGGATTAGAGTAAACTTCGTACTCTCAGGGACCTGTGAGTAAATCTTCAGGAGGTACCCCATGGCCCCCACACCCCAAACATCCACCCCACCACCCCACGAACCAACCCCCCAACACCAACCCACCCCCCCAAATACCCCCCAAACACCCAAACAACAACACCCCACCAATCAACCCCCCACCCACTCCCCCACTCAACCATCCCCCCAAAAGCCCAACAACAAAACCAAAAGCATCTACCCAACCACCACCCAACACAACAAACAACACTACCTACACCCACCCCCCCCACCACAACCAACCCCAAAGGAGCCCAACCACacaacccccccccaccccccaaatcCCCCCAATACCCCCACCCAACACACCACAAACCACACCACACCACCCCAACCCCAGACAAAACCCCCACACCACCAACCCCACTCCCACCCCAACAAACACCAAACCAAACCCCCAAGCCAAACAACAccacccccaccccaccccccaaCCCTCACAAACGATGCATCTTTAGGAGAGTAGTTCTGTAGTGGATCATATTGTCAACAGTAGTGAGTATTGTAAAACAGTTGTTAATAATACGGTTTACAAAGTTATAACAAGCCCGAGATAATAAGTAACAAACCTCCATGATGTGGCCCAATGCCGAATCTTCCGTGGACCATTTGGTATCGAAAATAAAATGTTAGGATAGTAATTAAGTTTATTTCCATTACTACTCTACCAATTGATTAACCCAATTACCAGTATTACACttgcaattttgttttagttacgAAAACCTtcataataaaaactgtatttgtttgtatcaaaattGTTAATCTATCCCAGTACAAGGCTTAATGGTGATTGGTGGTAGGAGTGATTTTATTGCAAACTTTACCACATGACTGACCCACTCTAACTTGTGCAACCACTTGCTCTTGTTATTAGTCCTAAAAGTATGATATATAAACAACCATTTTGGGAGCTTAATAAATACATCTAATGCGCACCATTCACAAGAACCTGTGCTAGAGTGTCCCGGTTCTGACCCTAACACCCCCCAGACCAAAATCACCTGCACACAGATTACTCACCTTAGCTATGTAGACAAGCTCCATGGCACCATCTATGCAGCACCATTAAACATCTGTGCCAAGTGTCCCGTTGTTCTGACCCGacacccccacccccccaagAAAAAATATCCACTGCAACACAGATTACTCACCTTAGCATATGGAGACGAAGCGCCATGCACCATTCCTATGCGCACCGTCACACTGTGCCAAGTGTCTCCGGTTCTGAACCGATCCACCCCCCAGAAAAAAAATCACTCTGCACACAGATCTACTCACCTTAGCTATGAGAACCGAGCGCCATTGCACATTCTATGCGCACCATCACACTGTGCCAAGTGTCCACAGACGTTCTGACCCGACAACCCCCAGAAAAAATCACTGCACacagatggaaaataaaaaaaatcaaatcacaaaaatctttttttacttgtcagcgacattgtatatacattgtatggcaaaacGTCAAATAaaggggtttctaaaattccaaggCATTCCATACAATCACCAATACACCATTCATACttcacaattttacaaatcacgcTCTCTTTCATTTCTTCGCCAATGCAAGCACACTTGGCACAGCAGAGTCAGTTTTCTAATTGGGCGCGgttctcccagtcaaatgccatataaaactcacccgcattatagaatgcctggaTGACACCAAGAAGCGTTCTGAGGTCGAGGTCTTGTACAA from Homalodisca vitripennis isolate AUS2020 unplaced genomic scaffold, UT_GWSS_2.1 ScUCBcl_10883;HRSCAF=19936, whole genome shotgun sequence carries:
- the LOC124374880 gene encoding extensin-like, translating into MAPTPQTSTPPPHEPTPQHQPTPPNTPQTPKQQHPTNQPPTHSPTQPSPQKPNNKTKSIYPTTTQHNKQHYLHPPPPPQPTPKEPNHTTPPHPPNPPNTPTQHTTNHTTPPQPQTKPPHHQPHSHPNKHQTKPPSQTTPPPPHPPTLTNDASLGE